The following proteins are co-located in the Sulfurospirillum deleyianum DSM 6946 genome:
- a CDS encoding GNAT family N-acetyltransferase — protein sequence MLHVKTISYERVTQKTFAKANAFIWEQCEFHYGNKMMPERYEVLKKRIEVEMSRPECCAIFIALNEKEEVVGVIALSDYDDRIESIQGRYRTRQTAEMSRCYVHEAYRRCGIGVRLFELATTFAKERGYEMLYLHTHYFLPGGFLFWSAMGFAITLDEGGIWQTVHMERLVEQEARSYA from the coding sequence ATGTTACATGTAAAAACCATTTCGTATGAGAGAGTGACGCAAAAAACTTTTGCCAAAGCCAATGCGTTTATTTGGGAGCAGTGTGAGTTTCATTATGGTAATAAAATGATGCCAGAGCGTTATGAAGTGCTTAAAAAACGCATTGAAGTGGAGATGAGTCGTCCTGAGTGCTGTGCCATTTTTATCGCACTCAATGAAAAAGAGGAGGTCGTAGGCGTTATTGCGCTGAGTGATTATGACGATAGAATTGAGAGCATTCAAGGGCGTTATCGCACAAGGCAAACGGCGGAGATGAGTCGCTGTTACGTTCACGAAGCGTATCGACGCTGTGGCATTGGTGTACGCCTTTTTGAGCTTGCCACAACGTTTGCCAAAGAGAGGGGGTATGAGATGCTTTACTTGCATACTCACTACTTTTTGCCGGGTGGTTTTTTGTTTTGGAGCGCTATGGGGTTTGCCATCACCCTTGATGAAGGCGGCATATGGCAAACGGTGCATATGGAGCGTCTTGTCGAGCAAGAAGCACGCTCGTATGCCTAA
- a CDS encoding phosphoethanolamine transferase: MGAILIHFKTQKIIFLLALALSALFNITFFSKLYDFALLEQNYMIALSAPFVMVLLYIFALNVLLLLTHRMSFRIGVALLVVISLLSSYFIDSFGTVIDKDMLINVLQTDTDEALGLVTPKLLLYLGLALFCAYWMLFRVRIHFRVYKVEFVQKALVALVSFVLIGGVYMAVSKSYSSFFRNHKELKMYLNPFFPIASASKLAYASLKPKPIFQTIADDAKKQSEAKKKLVVFVVGETARAKNFSLGGYEKPTNPLLAQREDVVYLSNMSSCGTATAISLPCMFSKFERKAWESEKEQYENLVDVLMKTGVRVIWRDNNSGQDKNIAKRVSDALYYKGVQFDEVLLKDFQENVDKTYEDTFIVLHQEGSHGPTYFQRYPEAFKKFTPTCDTQDLEKCTQEEIVNTYDNTILYTDYVINQAIALLKKNEDKYETALIYASDHGESLGENGIYLHGLPYMIAPSDQKHVPALFYFSDKKKEKALHVKAKEALSHDHLFHTILALFKIQTSEYKPSLDLLR; this comes from the coding sequence ATGGGTGCCATACTTATTCACTTTAAAACCCAAAAAATTATTTTTTTATTAGCACTTGCGCTCAGTGCGCTTTTTAATATTACATTTTTTTCAAAGCTTTATGACTTTGCCCTTTTAGAGCAAAATTACATGATTGCTTTGAGTGCGCCTTTTGTGATGGTGCTTTTGTATATTTTTGCTTTAAATGTGCTCTTACTCCTAACCCACCGTATGAGCTTTCGTATAGGAGTAGCGCTTTTGGTGGTCATTAGCCTTTTAAGCAGTTATTTTATCGACTCATTTGGTACGGTCATTGATAAAGATATGCTTATCAATGTCCTTCAAACCGACACGGATGAAGCCTTAGGACTCGTAACGCCAAAGCTTTTACTCTATCTTGGATTAGCGCTTTTTTGTGCCTATTGGATGCTCTTTCGTGTGCGTATTCATTTTAGAGTCTATAAAGTGGAGTTTGTCCAAAAAGCGTTGGTTGCCTTGGTTAGTTTTGTGCTCATTGGTGGCGTTTATATGGCGGTGAGCAAATCGTACAGCTCTTTTTTTAGAAATCACAAAGAGCTCAAAATGTATCTTAATCCCTTTTTCCCGATTGCTTCCGCATCGAAATTGGCTTATGCAAGTTTAAAACCAAAACCCATCTTTCAAACCATCGCAGATGATGCAAAGAAACAGAGTGAGGCGAAAAAAAAGCTGGTTGTCTTTGTCGTGGGAGAGACGGCTCGGGCGAAAAACTTTTCATTGGGAGGCTATGAAAAACCAACCAACCCTTTGCTTGCGCAAAGAGAGGATGTGGTCTATCTCTCCAATATGAGCTCTTGTGGTACGGCAACGGCTATTTCACTGCCGTGCATGTTCTCAAAGTTTGAGCGCAAGGCGTGGGAGAGCGAGAAAGAGCAGTACGAAAACCTTGTGGATGTGTTGATGAAAACAGGGGTGAGGGTGATTTGGAGAGATAACAACTCAGGACAAGATAAAAATATCGCCAAACGTGTCAGTGATGCCCTCTACTATAAAGGGGTTCAATTTGATGAGGTTTTACTCAAAGATTTTCAAGAGAATGTGGATAAAACCTATGAAGATACCTTTATTGTCTTGCATCAAGAGGGAAGCCACGGACCTACCTACTTTCAGCGTTATCCAGAAGCGTTTAAAAAATTTACTCCAACCTGCGATACGCAAGATTTGGAAAAATGCACGCAAGAAGAGATTGTCAATACCTATGATAACACCATTTTATACACCGATTATGTGATTAACCAAGCGATTGCACTTTTAAAAAAGAATGAAGACAAATACGAAACAGCGCTGATTTACGCCTCAGATCACGGTGAATCGCTCGGCGAAAACGGCATTTATCTCCATGGGCTTCCTTACATGATAGCGCCCAGTGATCAAAAGCATGTCCCCGCTCTGTTTTATTTTAGCGACAAAAAGAAAGAAAAAGCGTTACATGTAAAAGCCAAAGAGGCGCTTTCGCATGACCATCTTTTTCACACCATTCTTGCTCTTTTTAAAATTCAAACGAGTGAGTATAAACCCAGCTTAGACCTGTTGCGTTAG